In Mucilaginibacter celer, one DNA window encodes the following:
- a CDS encoding lantibiotic dehydratase, translating to MNYYFSDTLLLRMPAVAEEAYHNTSLQQMLEDPLFRAALYIASPAFWDNLNRSGFDATKLKEKECLTILKYFNRFCFRTTPFGLFSSVSLIRWTGETSLRFNRFKDFSVALSPDQAYAARVGPALLAGVREQENLFVANPTIYRAMEEYRFIRTTPDQDFIQREYQLQSTDFSRLLKDILAFCRAEKTNSSIVTMIRDNAGCSVEEATDYVGFLKDSQLLLPVLRPNIAGSDYLQNLLAGQETSGDRPAYPSVLTGRIKITGNLRDVSDKRFRGMNQELAAFLPENAGPETRQHLNVILTRPMEEGGLTKDFQEKIADGLFALNALCPAEKLPEMERFIKGFQQHFEGRSVPLMTALDPELGIGYQHQEPETDNPLLETLHVHLKSDTGQLIAWSPAHEYLLDRWHSGQTGKQTVIELEEDELRRIGGISTGSQPLGLSVLFRISEKMLYLESAGGVNAPALAGRFTTADAGIHRAARAMAAEQEAANPHILFAEILHLSNPHTDNVNRRENIWSWDLPLTAASTQAPERQLPLSDIMVAVENNKVVLRSASGGKVIMPRLTSAYNHALNRLPLFRFLADIPYQFGRSDLSVDLQRFFPGLSFYPAVKYKGTLLFPATWIISGPDLAKIQNVVKAELYDRFEAMRLKTGLPDIFALTEGDQQLLIHTRKREDVDLFLGSIRQKEKLIIKDYFTGRGPAVDAEGYGYTSQFNAFVLPAERLNLPELKKGTGKVLKQTRKYIPGSEWLYLKIYSPRISASRLLLKILPLLRKRYTHGPVRKWFFIRYEDHAPHIRLRMQIDPLNINELLFAFKTQLEDSIHHHVLREYQIDVYTRELERYSAGGIENTETHFWASSELVAGFLKKQARQPALSSYLLGLVSVMDLVSYFVSGAEAQAYFCHSSYQGLSAEFTGDNIRVELDRKYRELGPAIHSAFSGREFYSGAGIRAAARQFVKSLSPLLQTLTGGVTQQADFLRSIIHMHVNRLFPNNQRKQEMVIYYLLYKYLRSELKRKRS from the coding sequence ATGAATTATTATTTCTCCGATACCCTGTTACTGCGTATGCCGGCTGTGGCAGAAGAAGCTTATCACAACACCAGTTTACAGCAGATGCTGGAAGACCCGCTTTTCCGTGCCGCCCTGTATATTGCAAGCCCGGCATTCTGGGATAATTTAAACCGGAGCGGGTTTGACGCAACCAAACTGAAGGAAAAAGAATGTTTGACGATCCTTAAATACTTCAACCGCTTTTGCTTCCGAACCACTCCTTTCGGTCTTTTTTCGAGCGTATCGCTGATCCGCTGGACAGGCGAAACCTCGCTCAGGTTTAACAGGTTCAAAGATTTCAGTGTCGCCCTAAGCCCGGACCAGGCATATGCCGCACGCGTTGGACCCGCGTTGTTAGCCGGGGTGCGGGAACAAGAAAACCTATTCGTGGCCAATCCGACCATTTACAGGGCAATGGAAGAATACCGTTTTATAAGAACAACACCCGACCAGGATTTTATTCAGCGGGAATACCAGTTACAGTCGACTGACTTCAGCCGTTTACTGAAGGACATCCTCGCGTTTTGCCGGGCAGAAAAAACAAACTCGTCAATAGTTACGATGATCAGGGATAACGCCGGCTGTTCCGTCGAAGAAGCGACAGATTACGTCGGGTTCCTGAAAGACTCGCAATTACTGCTTCCCGTTTTAAGGCCCAATATCGCTGGGAGCGATTACCTGCAAAACCTCCTGGCCGGCCAGGAAACCTCCGGGGACCGGCCCGCTTATCCGTCAGTATTGACCGGCAGAATAAAAATTACCGGTAACCTGCGGGATGTTAGCGACAAACGCTTTCGGGGGATGAACCAGGAACTGGCTGCATTCTTGCCGGAAAATGCAGGCCCTGAAACCAGGCAGCATCTCAATGTTATATTGACCCGGCCTATGGAGGAAGGCGGGCTGACAAAGGATTTCCAGGAAAAGATCGCCGACGGCCTTTTCGCGCTTAATGCCTTGTGCCCGGCTGAAAAGCTCCCGGAAATGGAACGTTTCATCAAGGGTTTTCAGCAGCATTTCGAGGGTAGATCTGTTCCGCTGATGACGGCCCTCGACCCGGAGCTGGGCATCGGGTACCAGCATCAGGAGCCTGAAACAGACAATCCCCTGCTGGAGACGCTTCATGTCCATCTCAAATCCGATACCGGACAACTCATCGCCTGGTCCCCTGCCCATGAATACCTGCTTGACCGCTGGCACAGCGGGCAAACCGGCAAACAAACAGTTATCGAACTGGAGGAAGATGAACTGCGGCGTATAGGAGGAATTTCCACCGGGAGCCAACCGCTGGGCTTATCGGTCCTTTTCAGGATAAGCGAAAAAATGCTTTACCTCGAAAGCGCCGGCGGTGTGAACGCACCTGCGCTGGCTGGACGTTTTACCACCGCCGATGCCGGAATCCATCGTGCAGCGCGGGCAATGGCCGCTGAACAGGAGGCCGCCAATCCGCATATCCTGTTTGCGGAAATACTTCACCTTTCCAATCCGCATACCGATAACGTCAACCGCCGTGAGAATATCTGGTCCTGGGACCTGCCGCTGACCGCCGCATCCACCCAGGCGCCGGAGAGACAACTCCCGCTTTCGGACATTATGGTTGCCGTTGAAAACAATAAAGTCGTTTTACGATCCGCATCCGGGGGTAAAGTGATCATGCCCCGGCTGACCTCCGCCTATAACCATGCGCTGAACAGGCTGCCGCTGTTCCGCTTCCTTGCCGATATACCTTACCAGTTCGGCCGTTCGGACCTGTCGGTCGACCTCCAGCGTTTTTTCCCCGGCCTGAGTTTTTATCCGGCGGTAAAATACAAGGGTACCCTGTTGTTCCCGGCTACCTGGATCATATCGGGGCCGGATCTGGCGAAAATCCAAAACGTTGTAAAAGCTGAGCTTTATGACAGGTTCGAAGCAATGCGTTTAAAAACAGGCCTTCCGGATATCTTCGCCCTGACAGAAGGAGACCAGCAACTGCTTATTCACACCAGGAAAAGAGAAGACGTCGATCTTTTCCTGGGCAGTATAAGACAAAAGGAAAAGTTGATCATCAAAGACTATTTCACGGGGCGGGGACCAGCGGTGGATGCTGAAGGATACGGTTACACCAGCCAGTTCAACGCCTTTGTGCTGCCCGCTGAGCGCCTCAATTTGCCGGAACTCAAAAAAGGAACCGGCAAGGTACTGAAACAAACCAGGAAATATATACCGGGTTCTGAATGGTTGTACCTGAAGATCTACTCCCCGAGGATCAGTGCAAGCCGGCTGTTGCTGAAGATCCTCCCCTTATTGCGGAAGCGCTATACCCATGGTCCGGTCCGGAAATGGTTTTTCATCCGTTACGAGGACCATGCACCGCATATCCGTCTCCGGATGCAGATCGATCCGCTAAATATCAATGAGCTCCTGTTTGCTTTCAAGACGCAGCTGGAAGACAGTATCCACCACCACGTTTTGAGAGAATACCAGATCGATGTGTATACCAGGGAACTGGAGCGGTACAGCGCGGGCGGTATTGAAAATACGGAAACGCATTTCTGGGCGAGCAGCGAACTGGTGGCCGGATTTCTGAAAAAGCAGGCCCGGCAACCGGCTTTAAGCAGCTACCTGCTCGGACTGGTGTCGGTCATGGACCTGGTCAGTTATTTTGTATCCGGTGCAGAAGCGCAGGCTTATTTTTGCCATAGCTCCTATCAGGGGCTCTCTGCAGAATTCACTGGGGATAACATCCGAGTGGAACTGGACAGGAAATACCGCGAACTGGGCCCGGCCATCCATTCCGCCTTTTCCGGTCGGGAATTTTACAGCGGGGCGGGGATCCGGGCCGCTGCAAGGCAGTTTGTAAAAAGCCTGTCACCCCTTCTGCAAACATTAACAGGCGGCGTAACGCAGCAAGCGGACTTTCTACGGAGCATCATCCATATGCACGTCAATCGGTTATTCCCAAACAATCAGCGCAAACAGGAAATGGTCATTTATTACCTGTTATATAAATACCTGCGGTCCGAACTGAAGCGAAAGCGAAGTTAA
- a CDS encoding RagB/SusD family nutrient uptake outer membrane protein: protein MKLFKYILVLMILSMVSSSCQKYVDIKKSSLQSFVTTANDCQLLLDNYTLFNTGYPYDGEASSDDYYLTDDIYNNQDFISVEDLGVYTWLPVSIRANSDQWVGPYNKVYHANLIIEALDKLAGKESQPVIDNLRGSALFMRAYAFWNVAQLYAKPYGATSSSDPGIPIHLVSDVNDIPGRGTVKETYDRMIKDLTEAVGLLNATSTISSRPNKAAAYAMLARVYLSMEDYPNALTNASAALALNNKLLDFNTLDPENPAPFRRFTNPEVIFHSILANNDFLAGGSENFTTAKIKASFVESYNSNDLRRTFFFQPNTDGSYRFGGNYEPTTGSNLFNGLTTDELYITRAECYARAGNTAAALTDLNTLLKSRWVSGTYVNVTATVADDALSKIITERRKELVMRAQRWTDLRRLNKDSRFATSQSREIITGTSTQTFTLPANDPRYTLLIPQEVITGSKLPQNQR from the coding sequence ATGAAATTATTTAAATATATATTGGTACTGATGATATTGAGCATGGTATCCTCATCCTGCCAAAAATATGTAGACATCAAAAAAAGCAGTTTACAATCATTTGTAACAACAGCTAACGATTGCCAGCTTTTACTGGATAACTATACCCTGTTTAACACCGGATACCCTTATGATGGGGAAGCATCATCAGATGATTATTACCTTACTGATGATATCTACAACAATCAGGATTTTATCAGTGTAGAAGATCTTGGTGTTTATACCTGGCTGCCTGTTTCCATCCGTGCAAATTCAGATCAATGGGTTGGGCCATACAATAAGGTTTACCATGCCAATCTGATCATTGAAGCATTGGATAAATTAGCAGGCAAGGAAAGCCAACCGGTGATTGACAACCTGAGAGGATCGGCCTTGTTTATGCGCGCTTATGCTTTTTGGAATGTTGCCCAGCTTTATGCTAAACCTTACGGAGCAACTTCATCCTCTGATCCCGGTATCCCCATCCATTTGGTATCGGATGTTAACGATATACCGGGCCGCGGAACGGTGAAAGAAACTTACGATCGTATGATCAAGGATCTGACCGAGGCTGTCGGGTTGTTAAATGCCACATCTACCATATCGTCACGTCCTAATAAAGCGGCAGCTTATGCCATGCTGGCAAGGGTTTATCTATCTATGGAAGATTATCCCAATGCGCTTACTAACGCCAGTGCAGCATTAGCATTGAATAATAAGCTACTGGATTTTAACACGCTCGATCCCGAAAATCCAGCACCCTTCAGAAGGTTTACTAATCCGGAGGTCATTTTTCACTCTATACTGGCTAATAATGATTTCCTGGCAGGCGGATCGGAAAATTTCACCACGGCCAAGATAAAAGCAAGCTTTGTAGAAAGCTACAACAGTAACGATTTGCGGAGAACGTTTTTCTTTCAGCCCAACACAGATGGCAGTTATCGTTTTGGCGGTAATTACGAACCAACAACAGGCTCCAACCTGTTTAATGGCTTAACTACCGATGAACTCTATATTACCCGTGCCGAATGTTACGCCCGCGCCGGCAATACTGCGGCTGCCCTTACCGATCTGAATACTTTATTAAAATCAAGATGGGTAAGCGGCACATATGTAAACGTAACGGCTACTGTTGCCGATGATGCTTTATCCAAGATCATAACCGAACGACGCAAGGAACTCGTTATGCGTGCCCAGCGATGGACAGACCTACGCAGGTTGAATAAAGACAGTCGCTTTGCAACAAGTCAGTCAAGGGAAATAATCACCGGTACTTCAACCCAAACATTTACTTTACCAGCCAACGATCCGCGTTATACCCTACTGATACCACAAGAGGTTATTACCGGATCAAAACTACCTCAAAACCAACGCTAA
- a CDS encoding DUF5686 and carboxypeptidase-like regulatory domain-containing protein: MFSGIVISSEVNAQTPTIIRGTVTDKKSKEPLPAVSVSFVGTTIGTSANSRGTYVLRSNGTPTSVKFSFIGYQSVVKTITPGTEQELNVALSEDNTLLKEVVINAGKKTRYRNKGNPAVELIRQVIAHKNQNRVENYNYAEYHQYEKMVFALSNLSDKFLDKRMFRNYQFLFQQQDSTEIGGKNLLPVYMEEKLSHNFFRKDPYVKKQFIEANKQVKYDPNFVDNRGLSSYFNRMYQDINIYDNNVSMLGNQLLSPIADGAPTFYKFFITDTLKDVSPNLIELSFTPRTTTDLLFEGRIYVTMDGNYAVEKAVLGVNKNINLNFVRQMQATLAFEKATDAKYHLSQSDLKIEFGLNKKKGGGILGERVVMLSNFIINVPRPLQTYQGAAEITMPDATDKDEDYWSKNRPDSLKASEANIYKNIDSLQKIPSFRRTMDLVTLVLAGYKSYGPFEVGPVNTFYNFNPIEGFRLRLGGRTTTTLSKRYYSEVYGAYGFKDQKFKYFVSGTYSLNNKSIYSFPQSYVRLSFQHDTKIPGQELQFVQEDNFLLSFKRGKNDILTYNDVFRFDYVQEFLGHFSYKIGFKKWNQRAAGPDVGGALYFRDGFGNNVDRVQSMEVSGEVRYAPHEKFYQGKLYRTPIPDKYPIFTLRYQQGIKGALGADYRYENFTANIAKRFYLSQLGYADVSTEGGFIGGKVPFPLLDIHHANQSYALQLQSYNLMNFQEFVSDHYAALNIDQNFNGFFFNKIPLLQKLKWREVISYKVLWGGLRGVNDPAKDPRLLQFPERDGVPFTYTLNHGPYQEGSIGIANIFKVLRLDYVERFTYLNHPYAPKNGIRVFIILQF, from the coding sequence ATGTTTTCAGGTATAGTTATTTCCTCTGAGGTTAATGCACAGACGCCTACTATAATCAGAGGTACAGTAACAGATAAAAAATCAAAAGAACCACTGCCAGCCGTAAGTGTCAGCTTTGTTGGTACAACAATTGGGACAAGTGCGAATAGCCGGGGAACTTACGTTTTAAGAAGCAATGGCACGCCAACGTCGGTTAAATTTTCATTCATTGGCTATCAATCAGTTGTGAAAACAATAACACCCGGAACCGAACAAGAGCTTAATGTAGCACTGTCGGAAGATAATACTTTATTAAAGGAAGTAGTGATCAATGCCGGCAAGAAAACCAGGTACAGGAACAAGGGAAACCCGGCGGTGGAGCTGATCCGCCAGGTGATTGCCCACAAAAACCAAAACCGCGTTGAGAATTACAATTACGCAGAGTACCACCAATATGAAAAGATGGTTTTTGCTTTGAGTAACCTGTCAGATAAATTTCTGGATAAACGCATGTTCAGGAACTATCAGTTTCTTTTCCAGCAGCAGGATTCTACAGAAATAGGCGGGAAGAACTTACTGCCTGTCTACATGGAAGAAAAGCTTTCTCATAATTTTTTCCGAAAAGATCCATATGTCAAAAAGCAATTCATTGAAGCCAATAAGCAGGTAAAATATGACCCCAATTTTGTTGACAACCGCGGATTAAGCAGTTATTTCAACCGGATGTACCAGGATATCAATATTTATGACAATAATGTTTCCATGCTGGGTAACCAGTTATTAAGCCCTATTGCTGACGGTGCTCCTACTTTTTACAAGTTTTTTATTACAGATACGCTCAAAGATGTTAGTCCAAACCTGATTGAGTTAAGTTTTACCCCGCGTACCACAACCGACCTGCTTTTTGAAGGCCGGATTTACGTCACCATGGACGGTAATTACGCGGTTGAGAAAGCGGTTTTAGGGGTTAATAAAAATATCAATCTGAATTTTGTGCGGCAGATGCAGGCGACACTCGCCTTTGAAAAGGCGACCGATGCGAAATACCATTTGAGCCAAAGCGATCTCAAAATTGAATTTGGCCTTAACAAGAAAAAAGGTGGAGGAATCCTGGGCGAAAGGGTAGTGATGTTAAGTAATTTTATTATTAATGTTCCAAGGCCTTTACAAACTTACCAGGGGGCGGCAGAGATTACAATGCCCGATGCAACCGACAAAGATGAAGATTACTGGAGTAAGAACCGGCCGGATAGTTTGAAAGCATCTGAAGCTAATATCTATAAAAACATTGACAGCCTGCAAAAGATTCCGTCCTTTCGGCGCACAATGGATCTTGTGACCCTGGTACTCGCGGGTTACAAAAGTTACGGTCCGTTTGAAGTTGGACCTGTAAACACTTTTTACAATTTCAATCCGATAGAAGGGTTCAGGCTGCGGCTTGGCGGACGTACCACCACCACGTTAAGCAAACGTTATTATTCTGAAGTTTATGGCGCTTACGGGTTTAAAGATCAGAAGTTCAAGTACTTTGTAAGCGGCACCTACTCCCTGAATAATAAATCCATTTATTCATTTCCTCAGAGCTATGTACGGTTAAGTTTTCAGCATGATACAAAGATACCTGGCCAGGAACTGCAGTTCGTACAGGAAGATAATTTCCTGCTGTCATTTAAACGCGGGAAAAACGACATCTTAACTTATAATGATGTATTCCGTTTCGATTATGTTCAGGAGTTTCTGGGACACTTTTCTTATAAAATAGGTTTCAAAAAATGGAACCAGCGTGCGGCAGGCCCGGATGTTGGCGGTGCACTGTATTTCAGGGATGGCTTTGGTAATAATGTTGACCGTGTACAATCAATGGAGGTTTCGGGCGAGGTACGTTATGCACCGCATGAGAAATTTTACCAGGGCAAGCTTTACCGTACCCCCATCCCCGATAAATATCCCATTTTTACGCTGCGGTACCAGCAGGGTATCAAGGGAGCGCTCGGAGCGGATTACCGGTACGAAAATTTCACTGCAAATATTGCTAAGCGTTTCTACTTGTCGCAGCTCGGATATGCCGATGTGAGTACTGAGGGAGGTTTCATTGGCGGAAAAGTGCCCTTTCCTTTGCTGGATATCCATCATGCCAATCAAAGCTACGCGCTCCAGCTGCAATCCTACAACCTGATGAACTTTCAGGAATTTGTGAGTGACCATTACGCCGCTTTAAACATAGATCAAAATTTTAATGGTTTTTTCTTCAACAAGATCCCGCTTTTGCAAAAGTTAAAATGGCGGGAAGTTATTTCTTACAAGGTACTTTGGGGAGGATTAAGAGGCGTTAATGACCCGGCGAAAGATCCTCGTTTGCTGCAGTTCCCGGAAAGGGATGGTGTTCCTTTTACCTACACGTTAAATCATGGGCCTTATCAGGAGGGTAGCATTGGGATCGCTAATATCTTCAAAGTGCTGCGTTTGGATTATGTTGAACGTTTTACTTATTTAAATCATCCTTATGCCCCTAAAAATGGTATTAGAGTGTTTATTATTCTTCAATTTTAA
- a CDS encoding M16 family metallopeptidase — translation MSKKTTLIALCTLMCLAGYAQIKPLPFDSQVRTGKLKNGFTYYIRHNIEPKNRVTLYLVNKVGSVLENDDQRGLAHFMEHMTFNGSKHFPKNTLMNYLQNAGVRFGADINAYTGYDETVYQLPIPTDQPGSVEKGLQIIRDWAQDATLDPKEIDKERGVVLEEKRLGKGAAERLQRQYYPMIMNHSRYADRSPIGTDEVLTNFKPETIKSFYHDWYRPDLQALVVVGDVDINAIETSIKARFADLKNPPNEKKRTAYSIPLTGKSQFIALTDKEYTATVAEVMIKHPAIPLRTAADYRSVIIRNLFNGMMGERFAELMQQADAPFIQGNAAVKNFMSNVSTYSTTVVAKPGELEKGFKALWRETERIKKFGFNQTELNRAKANYLAQITSAVKEKSKTSSDAYVQEYVDHFLKGTASPGIDYEYQLVKTYLPAISLTDIDLLSKTYIGDNNRDIILLAPDKEKENLPDEKTFIGWMKSVNIEQLQPYTDHTSSLPLLTQEPIAGKIISEEKNTALGLTTLKLSNGVTVILKPTDFKNDEILFRGNAPGGTSLYSDQDSPSAANAAGIIGASGAGNYNAAALDKFLAGKQLDAKPYIGERYQGIEGGASPTDLATALQLTYAYLTEPRKDTSVFQAIIGRTKARLANRSNDPNSAFADTVTSVLGNHNIRRTGPSIEKLKRISLNRSFDIYRDRFADASQMTFIFTGSFNADTIKPLIEKYLGSLPNMGRKEKAKDLGIHIPDGRITKTVYKGTEPKATVTLVYSGLFDDSPANRIKFDAIQECLNIRLIERLREDESGVYSPSVSINTTKFPESRFSLIIRFGCAPQNADKLVASAMDEVNKLKTEGPLNTNINKWKAEYSRQKELQLKENGWWLDYLSNQLQNQDALDQFKTDGKLSGELSQQALKTFAKKYLPDNNFIRLQLLPENLRP, via the coding sequence ATGAGCAAAAAAACAACCTTGATAGCACTTTGTACGCTAATGTGCTTAGCCGGCTACGCCCAGATAAAACCGTTACCATTTGATTCGCAGGTACGCACGGGGAAACTTAAAAACGGTTTTACTTACTATATCCGCCACAATATCGAGCCTAAAAACCGCGTAACCCTTTACCTGGTTAACAAGGTGGGATCGGTACTTGAAAATGACGATCAGCGTGGGCTGGCGCATTTTATGGAGCATATGACCTTTAACGGCTCTAAACACTTCCCCAAAAACACGCTCATGAATTACCTGCAAAACGCGGGAGTCCGTTTTGGGGCAGATATTAATGCTTACACCGGGTACGACGAAACGGTGTATCAACTCCCCATCCCTACAGATCAGCCAGGTTCGGTAGAGAAAGGATTACAAATTATCAGGGACTGGGCGCAGGATGCAACGCTCGACCCAAAAGAGATTGACAAAGAGCGGGGTGTGGTACTGGAAGAAAAAAGATTAGGCAAAGGTGCCGCCGAAAGGTTGCAACGCCAATATTACCCCATGATCATGAACCACTCGCGTTACGCCGATCGTAGCCCTATCGGAACTGATGAGGTATTGACTAATTTTAAACCCGAAACGATTAAAAGTTTTTATCATGATTGGTACCGGCCGGATCTTCAGGCTTTGGTGGTAGTTGGCGATGTTGATATAAACGCTATCGAAACAAGTATCAAGGCCCGTTTTGCAGATCTAAAAAACCCGCCCAATGAAAAAAAGCGAACCGCTTATAGTATTCCGCTTACAGGAAAAAGCCAATTTATAGCATTAACTGATAAGGAATACACCGCAACGGTTGCGGAGGTAATGATCAAGCATCCGGCAATACCACTACGTACCGCTGCCGATTACAGATCAGTCATCATCCGCAATTTGTTTAATGGTATGATGGGTGAGCGTTTTGCCGAGCTGATGCAACAGGCCGATGCGCCTTTTATTCAAGGTAATGCCGCCGTTAAAAACTTTATGAGTAATGTAAGCACATACAGCACTACAGTTGTAGCCAAACCCGGCGAACTGGAAAAAGGCTTTAAGGCACTCTGGCGGGAAACCGAACGGATCAAAAAATTTGGCTTTAATCAAACAGAGCTTAACAGGGCAAAAGCTAATTATTTAGCGCAGATAACATCCGCTGTAAAAGAAAAAAGCAAAACCAGTTCTGACGCTTATGTACAGGAATATGTTGATCATTTCTTAAAAGGCACAGCCTCGCCGGGGATCGATTATGAGTATCAACTGGTTAAAACATATTTACCAGCCATCAGCCTTACCGATATCGATCTGTTATCTAAAACATACATCGGCGATAACAACCGCGATATTATTTTATTGGCTCCGGATAAAGAGAAAGAAAATTTACCCGATGAGAAAACTTTTATAGGCTGGATGAAATCGGTTAATATTGAACAACTTCAACCTTATACCGATCATACCAGTTCATTACCTTTATTGACCCAGGAACCGATAGCGGGTAAGATCATCTCGGAGGAAAAGAACACAGCTTTAGGTTTAACCACCCTGAAACTGAGCAACGGCGTAACTGTAATTTTAAAGCCAACCGATTTTAAGAATGATGAGATCCTGTTTAGGGGAAATGCTCCCGGTGGCACTTCTTTATACAGCGATCAGGATTCGCCTTCGGCAGCAAACGCTGCGGGGATCATCGGGGCATCCGGTGCCGGTAATTATAATGCAGCTGCGCTGGATAAGTTTTTGGCAGGTAAACAACTCGATGCCAAACCATACATTGGCGAGCGTTACCAGGGAATTGAGGGCGGTGCATCCCCCACCGATCTGGCAACGGCATTACAGCTTACCTATGCGTATTTAACAGAACCCCGAAAAGATACGTCAGTATTCCAGGCCATTATCGGCCGAACAAAAGCCAGGTTAGCTAACCGGTCAAATGACCCTAACAGCGCATTTGCCGATACGGTAACGAGTGTTTTAGGTAATCATAACATCAGGCGGACAGGACCATCTATAGAAAAGCTTAAACGGATCAGTTTAAACAGATCGTTTGACATTTACCGGGACCGCTTTGCAGATGCCTCGCAAATGACATTCATTTTTACAGGCTCCTTTAATGCTGATACTATAAAACCGTTAATTGAAAAGTATTTAGGCTCCTTACCCAATATGGGCAGGAAAGAAAAAGCCAAAGACCTTGGCATCCATATTCCCGATGGCCGCATCACCAAAACAGTTTACAAAGGCACCGAACCCAAAGCCACAGTAACGTTAGTATACTCTGGTTTGTTTGATGATAGCCCGGCAAACCGGATCAAATTCGATGCCATACAGGAGTGCCTTAACATTCGACTGATAGAAAGGTTACGGGAGGATGAAAGTGGTGTTTACAGTCCATCGGTATCTATCAATACTACCAAATTCCCTGAATCGCGGTTTAGTTTGATCATCCGTTTTGGTTGTGCGCCTCAAAATGCCGACAAACTGGTTGCATCGGCTATGGATGAGGTGAATAAGTTAAAAACAGAGGGTCCGCTGAATACCAATATCAACAAATGGAAAGCAGAGTATAGCAGGCAAAAGGAATTACAGCTAAAAGAAAATGGCTGGTGGCTCGATTATCTAAGCAATCAACTTCAAAACCAGGATGCGCTCGATCAGTTTAAAACTGACGGAAAATTAAGCGGAGAATTAAGCCAGCAAGCGCTAAAAACATTTGCGAAAAAATATCTGCCGGATAATAATTTTATCCGTTTGCAATTGCTGCCTGAAAATCTCCGCCCGTAA